The following coding sequences are from one Lycium ferocissimum isolate CSIRO_LF1 chromosome 3, AGI_CSIRO_Lferr_CH_V1, whole genome shotgun sequence window:
- the LOC132051253 gene encoding nuclear transcription factor Y subunit B-1-like — protein MVDNINIGSKYDRESSNYNSISEDGVIKEQERLLPIANVGRIMKQILPPNAKISKEAKETMQECVSEFISFVTGEASDKCHNEKRKTLNGDDICWALGSLGFDDYVEPLKRYLHKHRELEGERINQNKGVGLGNNFEDQRERDELTQRGSTISSPTMPFKITITDHKGENNFVPTIP, from the coding sequence atggTTGATAATATCAACATAGGGTCTAAATATGATAGAGAAAGCTCTAATTACAATTCAATTAGTGAAGATGGAGTGATTAAGGAGCAAGAAAGGTTGTTGCCAATAGCTAATGTTGGGAGAATTATGAAGCAAATTCTTCCACCAAATGCAAAGATTTCAAAAGAGGCCAAAGAGACTATGCAAGAATGTGTTTCTGAGTTCATTAGCTTTGTGACTGGAGAAGCTTCTGATAAGTGTCACAACGAGAAGAGAAAAACTTTGAATGGAGATGATATTTGCTGGGCTTTGGGAAGTTTAGGGtttgatgattatgttgagcCTTTGAAGAGGTATCTGCACAAGCATAGAGAGTTAGAAGGTGAAAGAATTAACCAAAATAAGGGTGTTGGACTTGGGAATAATTTTGAAGATCAAAGGGAAAGAGATGAATTAACACAAAGGGGATCTACAATTTCATCACCAACTATGCCTTTCAAAATCACCATCACGGATCATAAGGGCGAAAACAATTTTGTCCCTACAATACCTTAg
- the LOC132050677 gene encoding glutathione S-transferase — protein sequence MAIKVHGPAMSPAVMRVVAALKEKDLEFELVPVNMQTGDHKKEPFISLNPFGQVPAFEDGDLKLFESRAITQYIAHTYADKGNQLIVNDPKKMAIMSVWMEVESQKFDPIASKLSFEIVIKPMLGMVTDDAVVAENEEKLGKVLDVYEARLKDSKYLGADIFTLADLHHAPVVNYLMKTKVKSLFDARPHVSAWCADILARPAFAKALELNKQ from the exons ATGGCGATCAAGGTTCATGGCCCTGCCATGTCACCAGCTGTGATGAGAGTCGTAGCTGCACTTAAAGAGAAGGATCTTGAATTTGAGCTTGTTCCTGTTAATATGCAAACTGGTGATCACAAAAAGGAACCTTTCATTTCCCTAAAC CCTTTTGGTCAAGTTCCAGCTTTTGAAGATGGAGATCTCAAGCTTTTCG AATCAAGAGCCATCACCCAATACATCGCTCATACATATGCAGACAAGGGGAACCAACTAATAGTCAATGACCCCAAGAAAATGGCAATCATGTCAGTATGGATGGAAGTCGAATCCCAAAAATTTGACCCTATTGCTTCAAAACTTAGCTTTGAGATAGTTATTAAGCCAATGTTGGGCATGGTAACTGATGATGCGGTTGTGGCAGAGAATGAAGAAAAACTTGGCAAAGTTCTTGATGTGTATGAAGCAAGACTTAAGGATTCAAAATATTTGGGTGCTGATATTTTTACACTAGCAGATTTGCACCATGCCCCTGTTGTGAACTACTTGATGAAGACTAAAGTGAAGAGTTTGTTTGATGCTAGGCCTCATGTTAGTGCTTGGTGTGCTGATATTTTGGCTAGGCCAGCTTTCGCTAAGGCACTTGAGTTGAACAAACAGTAA